One window of Metamycoplasma arthritidis genomic DNA carries:
- a CDS encoding hemolysin family protein — protein MPSPTPWHIYLIEIIAILVLLISSAIFSSCETAYTSVGSAKIQSLIDNKKRGAKLIQKQHANFNRTLSVVLLGNNLVNILGSVLLSLVLNQAIPNKDGLVLLISTLVMTPITVIFAEIIPKLVAKAHPVGVIKTFYWFIETLYWIFFPISYPISKLGKRIYITNTEEEVKSLLNVAKNEGVLEINESSMAKNALDLDSTKVSQHYIKLKNVDYIMSHFSLAETLAKFKETKFSRLPIKKDDNLIGIILLRDIFFLKKGNIMNYIKTVPNISANSTLSSALEKMRRSQAQMAFVVENNSSEKVIGIITIEDILEEVVGEIYDEYDTDETIYEISLEKCRAKGMVTMKDLWKQLELAEVLNLELPDNEEDQKLFNWFSEQVGHKPRLNTKLVYKDLISFKLIEKVSKTGVSDIFEIDWSK, from the coding sequence ATGCCCTCCCCGACACCTTGACATATTTACTTAATTGAAATCATTGCAATTTTAGTTCTATTGATTTCAAGTGCAATTTTTTCATCTTGCGAAACCGCCTATACTTCAGTAGGTTCAGCTAAGATTCAATCATTAATTGATAATAAAAAACGTGGCGCTAAGTTGATTCAAAAACAACATGCTAATTTTAATCGAACGCTTAGTGTTGTCTTACTTGGTAATAATTTAGTCAATATTTTAGGCTCAGTATTACTCTCTTTAGTCCTAAATCAAGCCATCCCTAATAAAGATGGACTAGTTTTATTAATTTCAACATTGGTAATGACGCCAATTACTGTCATCTTTGCTGAAATTATTCCTAAACTAGTTGCTAAAGCTCACCCGGTTGGTGTAATCAAAACTTTTTATTGATTTATTGAAACCCTATATTGGATTTTCTTTCCAATTTCATATCCAATTAGTAAACTGGGTAAGAGAATTTACATTACAAATACTGAAGAAGAAGTAAAAAGTCTTCTTAATGTCGCAAAAAATGAAGGTGTACTAGAAATTAATGAATCTTCAATGGCAAAAAACGCTCTAGACTTAGATTCAACTAAAGTCTCACAACACTACATTAAATTAAAAAATGTTGATTATATAATGTCGCATTTTTCTTTGGCAGAAACTTTGGCAAAATTTAAGGAAACAAAATTCTCAAGGCTACCAATTAAAAAAGATGATAATCTAATTGGAATTATTCTATTACGTGATATTTTCTTTCTAAAGAAAGGAAATATTATGAATTACATTAAAACTGTTCCTAATATTTCGGCAAATTCAACATTGTCAAGTGCTCTTGAAAAAATGCGTAGATCACAAGCACAAATGGCTTTTGTGGTTGAGAACAATAGCTCTGAAAAAGTTATCGGAATTATCACGATTGAGGACATTTTAGAAGAAGTCGTTGGCGAAATTTATGATGAATATGACACCGATGAAACGATTTATGAAATTAGTTTAGAAAAATGTCGTGCCAAAGGTATGGTAACGATGAAAGATCTTTGGAAACAACTTGAATTGGCTGAAGTTTTGAATCTTGAACTACCTGATAATGAAGAAGACCAAAAACTATTTAATTGATTTAGTGAACAAGTGGGCCATAAACCAAGACTAAACACCAAACTAGTTTATAAAGATTTAATCTCATTTAAACTAATTGAAAAAGTTTCAAAAACCGGTGTTAGTGACATTTTTGAAATTGACTGAAGCAAATAG
- the def gene encoding peptide deformylase, producing MFKFEDVTLIELPNKTLRQKSNDITLPLTKEDEDLIQKMIFHVDDSQEKETKFRPAVGVAAVQYGILKNVFYILLKDENNEVLFKDALINPQMVAHSEHKLALDEGEGCLSVNQNDPGQAGYVPRYARVVMKAYSYYEKKEKTYDVSGYLAIIFQHEYDHLFGKLFIDHLNKKEPWKVPKNTTII from the coding sequence ATGTTTAAATTTGAAGATGTTACTTTAATAGAATTGCCTAACAAAACTCTAAGACAAAAATCAAATGATATTACTCTACCTTTAACTAAAGAAGATGAAGATTTAATTCAAAAAATGATTTTTCATGTTGATGATAGTCAAGAAAAAGAAACTAAATTTCGTCCGGCAGTTGGTGTTGCCGCTGTACAGTATGGAATTTTAAAAAATGTATTTTATATTTTATTGAAAGATGAAAATAACGAAGTTTTATTTAAAGATGCTTTGATCAATCCACAAATGGTTGCTCATTCCGAACATAAACTTGCTTTAGATGAAGGAGAAGGGTGCTTAAGCGTTAATCAAAATGATCCAGGGCAAGCAGGATATGTACCTAGATATGCAAGAGTCGTAATGAAAGCTTATTCTTATTATGAAAAGAAAGAAAAAACTTACGATGTTTCAGGGTATTTGGCAATAATTTTTCAACACGAATACGATCATTTGTTTGGAAAATTGTTTATTGATCATTTAAATAAAAAAGAACCTTGGAAGGTTCCTAAAAATACAACAATAATCTAG
- a CDS encoding DEAD/DEAH box helicase produces MNAANNKYQTLMANLLNIDTFDTSLYCSIDNERFFDVYKSFGSEIFDKICHNFQIDLTLTEVGSKEIIKEVEQAQNKAEVISVFKEYNRRIIDPLFKQLSVDFEQARQKIINDLELQFQKSIVKWKKIVNKAQNINIETNIWPLHIGFFFVSVKTEKKTIYAPLFFKEVSFEIKNSLVYLHSKSDIRINSKLVTFLDQEGFLLNVDNFDFSNLSIREVYEYFKNTWSSVYKIPQEIKDKIPNLNQENIKNTTIEFQPGIVLGFYNVSSGYLWNQMKKIIENDEFESILNPDFNKNAYREKINRVIFDNKFKLYKIQDTNFSQDVATVSSMYQDTIIWGPPGTGKSQTISNLIANIVARGFTALVVSQKKAALDVLKNRLKKLSMFCLFALNDKNLRQETFYKPLKEFIYLLENFKESNPEIPHQIFSDDDRFYLDNLDSILKIDDLDNVLDFYAAIVNGKISKESFENLKLLSPNIRYELNGNFADETFLKKHLYQVNFGKKPNLFTIYPREIKEAVKILMSDSNLFTIDIDRAINHVNTINFDSVEQIDSFYKKALIEKTIDLNNDAILAKMMLKKIVERMNDFNEEEKRQYTSFAMAIRTSHLKPYKFFHKHKEMIKILFPIIVTTPELDLSMWSKGEFDYAILDESSQIFIEKGIPILYLARRKILAGDSQQMQPTRWFSVSYNFEEENELGNIESLLDYATARGVYSILLDKNYRSKRAALMTFSSRHFYESKLDVVDDFEEEIDNDKAIEVIQTDGVWDNSMNEAEGKKAIQVAKANLDKYKKIIILVFNAKQQDYLITKIFNEEPLLEEALNSDRLQLKNIENIQGDEADLVIMSVVYDRNTSLYGTYVARAGGKNALNVAISRAKEKIIVIKSIYASDVDINERSTSDMILFKEWLKFLDLPLNSQKNYLIKHEPDLFDETKTMEILSYQDFKFDIINQLKEIPLGSELFGFIENYSIGTKTIDLVLINKETNQIILGFIVDSYSYENNYQKFTKFKDDIKFLKAKKYPIITLSKISWLINKKQIIEDIKLKTSIEMEKHEEK; encoded by the coding sequence ATGAACGCAGCTAATAATAAATATCAAACCTTAATGGCAAATTTGCTTAACATTGATACTTTTGATACTTCGCTTTACTGTTCGATAGATAATGAACGGTTTTTTGATGTTTATAAAAGTTTTGGTAGTGAAATTTTTGACAAAATTTGCCATAATTTTCAAATTGATCTTACATTAACAGAAGTTGGTTCAAAAGAAATTATTAAAGAAGTTGAACAAGCCCAAAACAAAGCCGAAGTCATTAGTGTTTTTAAAGAATACAATCGCCGGATTATCGATCCACTTTTCAAACAATTATCAGTAGATTTTGAACAAGCGCGCCAAAAAATCATCAATGATTTAGAACTACAATTTCAAAAGTCAATTGTTAAATGGAAAAAGATTGTTAATAAAGCTCAAAACATTAATATTGAAACTAATATTTGACCGCTCCATATTGGCTTTTTCTTTGTTTCAGTAAAAACTGAAAAAAAGACGATTTATGCACCACTGTTTTTTAAAGAAGTTAGCTTTGAAATTAAAAATTCACTTGTCTATTTACACTCTAAATCCGATATCCGTATAAATTCAAAATTAGTTACTTTTCTTGATCAAGAAGGATTTTTATTAAACGTTGACAATTTTGATTTTAGTAATCTTTCAATTCGTGAAGTTTATGAGTATTTCAAAAACACTTGAAGTTCAGTTTATAAAATTCCTCAAGAAATCAAAGACAAAATTCCTAATCTAAACCAAGAAAATATCAAAAATACTACTATTGAATTTCAGCCGGGAATAGTTTTAGGTTTTTACAATGTTTCTTCAGGATATTTATGAAATCAAATGAAAAAGATCATTGAAAATGATGAATTTGAATCGATTTTAAACCCTGATTTCAATAAAAATGCTTATCGCGAAAAAATCAATCGGGTTATCTTTGACAATAAGTTTAAGTTATATAAAATTCAAGACACGAACTTCTCGCAAGATGTTGCGACAGTTTCGTCAATGTATCAAGATACAATAATTTGAGGGCCACCAGGCACAGGTAAATCACAAACAATTAGCAACTTAATTGCCAATATTGTTGCTCGTGGGTTTACTGCTTTAGTAGTGTCTCAGAAAAAAGCGGCTCTTGATGTTTTAAAGAATCGTCTAAAAAAATTATCAATGTTTTGTTTGTTTGCTCTTAATGATAAAAACCTACGTCAAGAAACTTTTTATAAACCTTTAAAAGAATTTATTTACTTGCTAGAAAATTTTAAAGAATCAAATCCTGAAATTCCTCATCAAATTTTTTCTGATGATGATCGTTTTTATTTAGATAATTTGGATAGCATCTTAAAAATTGATGATTTAGACAATGTTCTTGATTTTTATGCTGCTATTGTTAATGGCAAGATTAGTAAAGAAAGTTTCGAGAATCTTAAGCTATTAAGCCCCAATATACGCTATGAATTGAATGGCAATTTTGCCGACGAAACTTTTTTGAAAAAACATTTATATCAAGTTAATTTTGGGAAAAAACCAAATCTATTTACAATTTATCCTCGCGAAATTAAAGAAGCAGTCAAAATTTTAATGAGTGATAGTAATTTGTTTACAATAGACATTGATAGAGCAATAAACCATGTAAACACCATTAATTTTGATTCGGTTGAGCAAATTGATAGTTTTTACAAAAAAGCTTTGATTGAAAAAACTATTGATTTAAACAATGACGCTATTCTAGCAAAAATGATGCTTAAAAAAATAGTAGAACGAATGAACGATTTTAATGAAGAAGAAAAACGGCAATATACTTCATTTGCAATGGCAATTAGAACTAGTCATCTAAAGCCATATAAGTTTTTCCACAAACATAAAGAAATGATCAAAATCCTCTTTCCAATTATTGTAACAACTCCTGAATTAGATCTTTCAATGTGATCAAAAGGTGAATTTGATTATGCTATTTTAGATGAATCAAGTCAAATTTTTATTGAAAAAGGTATCCCGATTCTATATTTAGCTAGGCGAAAAATCTTAGCAGGTGATAGTCAACAAATGCAACCAACAAGATGATTTTCTGTTTCATATAATTTTGAAGAAGAAAATGAATTGGGTAACATTGAATCACTTTTGGATTATGCTACTGCTAGAGGTGTTTATTCAATTTTGCTAGATAAAAACTATCGTTCTAAACGGGCTGCTTTAATGACTTTTAGTTCGCGTCATTTTTATGAATCTAAGTTAGATGTTGTAGATGATTTTGAAGAAGAAATTGATAACGACAAAGCAATTGAGGTAATCCAAACTGATGGTGTTTGAGATAACAGTATGAATGAAGCGGAGGGCAAAAAAGCTATCCAAGTTGCCAAAGCCAATTTAGACAAATACAAAAAAATAATTATTTTAGTCTTCAACGCCAAACAGCAGGACTACTTAATTACTAAAATTTTTAATGAAGAACCCTTACTTGAAGAAGCACTAAATTCTGATCGTCTGCAACTAAAGAATATTGAAAACATTCAAGGTGATGAAGCTGATTTAGTAATTATGTCAGTTGTTTATGATCGCAATACTAGTTTATATGGAACTTATGTAGCTAGAGCCGGGGGTAAAAACGCCTTAAATGTTGCAATTTCTCGAGCTAAAGAAAAAATCATTGTTATCAAGTCAATTTATGCAAGTGATGTAGACATTAACGAACGCTCAACAAGCGACATGATTTTATTTAAAGAATGGCTAAAATTTTTAGATCTTCCACTTAATAGCCAAAAAAATTACCTAATTAAACATGAACCAGATCTTTTTGATGAAACTAAGACGATGGAAATTTTAAGTTATCAAGATTTCAAGTTTGATATCATCAATCAACTTAAAGAAATTCCGCTTGGTAGTGAATTGTTTGGTTTTATTGAAAATTATTCAATTGGAACTAAGACAATCGATTTAGTTCTTATTAATAAAGAAACAAATCAAATTATTTTAGGGTTCATTGTTGACTCTTATAGTTATGAAAATAATTATCAAAAATTTACCAAGTTTAAAGATGACATTAAATTTTTAAAAGCAAAAAAATACCCAATCATTACTCTTTCAAAAATAAGCTGATTAATTAACAAAAAGCAAATTATTGAAGACATTAAACTTAAAACTTCAATAGAAATGGAAAAACATGAAGAAAAATAA
- a CDS encoding PTS glucose transporter subunit IIB, giving the protein MSKKNKLKYVLLIIFTLGLICIYWRFKYRQVEKKDYLTVEHTLAFSFDELMNLIGSKDNIDNVSATQKIIKIYFKERSKVNLTGIQKLPGISGISFQSKAISLVIGNSAKYLEELILKELDFNERS; this is encoded by the coding sequence ATGAGTAAAAAGAACAAATTGAAATATGTCTTGTTAATCATATTTACTTTAGGGTTAATTTGCATATATTGACGTTTTAAATATCGCCAAGTTGAAAAAAAAGATTATTTGACAGTAGAACATACTCTTGCTTTTTCTTTTGACGAGTTAATGAATTTAATTGGCTCTAAAGATAATATTGATAATGTCTCGGCTACACAAAAAATTATTAAAATCTATTTCAAAGAAAGATCAAAAGTTAATCTAACCGGAATTCAAAAATTGCCTGGCATTTCGGGAATTTCATTTCAAAGTAAAGCAATTTCGCTAGTAATTGGTAATAGTGCTAAATACCTAGAAGAATTGATTTTAAAGGAACTTGATTTTAATGAACGCAGCTAA